TCGCCCTTGACCAGATGGCTGACCGCCATCGCCATGGCCAGGTACGTCTTGCCGGTACCGGCGGGGCCGATGCCGAACACAATATCGTGGGCGCGGATCGCGTCGATGTACTGCTTTTGGTGAATCGACTTGGGCGTGATGGTTCGCTTCTTTTGCGAAATGAAGACGGTATCCAGGAAGACATCGCGCAGCTTGACGCCCTGCCCGGAACGCAAGATGTCCAAGGCGTGCTCGACGTCGGTCGCGTACACGGGAAAGCCCTCGGAGACCAGCCCGTAGAGTTCCTCGAACAATTGCTTGATCAGCGGAAAATGCTCGCGCGGCCCGCGCACGAAGATGCGATCGCCGCGCACCGAGAGCTTAACGCCCAGGGCGTTTTCCACCGCGCGTAGATTCTCATCGCCCTGCCCCACCAACTGCCGAATGGCCTCGGCGTCGGGGAAGAAGATGGCGGGAGTATCGTTCTGGTTGGTCGTTTCGTCGTGCGCCAAATGGCACCCCTCGCTTATTGACCCACGACGGTCACGACGATTTCGCGCCGCCGGGCCCGGTTATCACAATCTATGAATAGAATCTGTTGCCACGTCCCCAGCGTCAAGCGCCCCTTTTGGATCGGGATAGTCAGGTCGGGTCGCAATAACGCGGCTCGGACGTGGCTGTGCCCGTTACCGTCGCCCCACCGCGCGTTGTGAGCGTAGGCGATGTTCTCCGGAACCAGCCGTTCCACGGCCTCCGCCAGGTCTCGAAGGGCACCGGACTCGAATTCGATCGTCGTCAATCCGCCGGTGGACCCGGGCACGAATACGGTCGCCAACCCGGTCGTGACGCCGGCGTCCCGCACCACCTCCGCGACCCGATCGGTGAGATCGTGCATGTCCAGATTGCCCTTTGTTTCAAGCCGAATCGAAGCGTCGTGCGCAATCATCGGCATCGTCCTTTCTGCGCGTAGTCCCCTTCGGCGGAGGCTACCACACCGCGCGGAGTCCTAAAAGATGTGACAAAGAGATCGAATTTCAACTCGATCTTCCATTTTTCATTAGGGCTGCTGGAAACGTCGGTGGACGGCTCGAATAAGTAGGCAACGCGATTCAAGCGCCGTTGCCGCCGATCATTTTGGCTAGCGGCGTCAATTCCCACGCTTGTTGACCGATCCTAAACAACTTGCGTTTCGAAAGGGGGCTGGGTCGCAGCAAGTGATCCTTCTCAGCGTCCCAAATAGGCTGCATGAGCTCGTAGATTTCCTTGGAATATTTATCGAGGCCGTCGGCGAGGTCCTCGATGGTCTTCCGGCCGCCATGCTGGGAAGGCTTCGAACCGAACATGGCGACCGCCTCACGCAGCAAATGGGGATTATCGATCACCGGGCACGGCGTGTAGCGGTTGTCGATGGTGTGCAACTGCCCGCGAATGTGGCGGAAGTAGGGGCTGTTCAGCGCCTCGAGCAGCGGCGTGTCCATGATATTGTCCACCGAGAACTGGTGGAAGACGCAGGGTTCGATACCCCCTTGCGCGTTGATGTGGAAATAATTTCGCCCGGCCGACATGCAACCGCCGACCAGCGGGCCGTCGCACCAGAAGTCGGCGGCGAGGATATTGTACTTGTCGCGAATTTCCCGAATGCGGTACAGGCGGTGTTTTCGCTGTTCCGGCGTGGGCATCAGCGACAGGTCGGGATTGCGGCCGACCGGCATGTACGAGAAGTACCATCCGAAGAAGCAACCGAGATTCTGATAGAACTCGATGAACTCGTCAGACACGAGGATTTCATTGTTGTGCCGCATCGGCGTGGCGGAAAAGCCGAACATCACGCCCGCCTCGCGCAGTTGGCACATCGCGCCGATGATCTTGTCGAACACGCCCTTGCCGCGGCGGTAATCGGTTTCTTTGGAGAAGCCCTCGACGCTGAGGCACGGCATCACGTTGCCCAGTTCGGCCAGGCGTTCGGCCAGTTTGTCGCGGTAGATGATCGTGCCGTTGGTGTAGACCAGGAAAAGTTGGTCGGAGTGCTTGGCGAACATATCCAGCAGGTCGTCGCGCATGAAGGGTTCGCCGCCCGAGACGACGATAAAATGGATACCGATGTCCTTGGCTTCTTGCAGGATGCTGTCGAACTTGGCGGTGTCGATCACGTCGTTTTTGCCGTAGTGCGCCGAGTAACATCCTTTGCACTTCAGGTTGCAGCGCATGGTCGGGCTGATCACCATTTCCTTCGGCGTCTTTTCCACTCCCAGATACTGGCGCAGAAAACGCCTTTTCGGTTCCGCCAACACCATGATGTGCCCGAAGAGATTCTCAACGAAGCGCTTTCGCACGTTGGGGTGGAAGCGATCCCATTGTTCGCGCAGGTTGTGCAGGCTCTGTAAAACGAATTTCCGCCCTTCGGGGAACTCCATCCCGCCCCAGTCCATGATTTGGTCCATGGCGGCGAAAAACAGGGCATCGGGCACCTTGCGGGTGGCGGATTCAAAGATTCGCACTGCATTAATTGTGGCTGATTTCGCCAACGCTTCCATAGTTGATTGCATTTCACGCATCCTTTTTCTTAAGTCTTGTTGAAGAATTTTTACTGGTTGATTTAACCGCTGGTTAACTTATCGCAAAATTCTTGGCGAGGTTCAACGCCCTTTTGCCGGTGTTATTGGTAAAAATAATCATTTACATTTAGTAGGTTACGACGACTTGCCTCACTAACAAGTCTCATGGATCGTAGTAATCAGCCTTGAACACGAAGGTGTTGTCCGACCGCGCGTGCTGCGTCGTGTAGGTGTAACCCCAAGCATTGCATCGACCGAAGCGGAAAGTTATTTCGGGGTTGTCGTCGAGGCTCGGCGCGTAGCGGAGTAGTTCTTCAAGACTGTGCGGATAGCCGGGCCCCGTTTGGCCGTACACTTCCATGGCCGTTTGAGCGACACGGCCCGCATTGGCGGCTACCGTGTCGTAACCGGCCTTTCGTTTCGGCAAAACCGTCGGCGCGGCGATCGAGACGAGAATCGCCAGCACGCCCACGACGATCACCAGTTCGATTAATGAAAATCCTCGTTGAGCTTCGTTTTCCATGGTAACGCCTCTTTTGGCCTTCATGGATTACTCCGTTGGTAGATCGCGCATGGCCATCATACACTATCGTTCCGTAGGCACAAACCGTGTTCCTTCGAGCGCCTCTCCTGTTTCGGGCGCAGAACGTGTGGGCATCGTCGTTTTTCGCAAACAAAGCCACGCCCGCGCTTGACGCTCCGAAGTCCGACCGGTATCCTTTCGCGGCATTTGACAGGGGTTTGAATGACGCAGCAAATACGCGCCACGACAGCGAAAAAGACATCTCAGCGTTGGCCTGTGGCGGCGTGGCTGGGTTTCGTGTTGTTGGCGGTGTTGGGCGTTTACAAAGACCTGCCCAAGGCCGAGTTTTTCCTCGACGATTACCTGCATTTGCACCTGATACGGCAGTTGGAAAGCCCCTTTGTACCCTTCGTCACCGACGTGTTTATGGGCGCGTTTTTCCGCCCGGCGATCACCATTTTTTGGGCGATGGATTACGCCCTGTTTGGAAGCAACGCCGCCGGTTTCTACGTGATGAACATTGTGTATCTGCTGATTTCTGCCGTGCTTCTTTTTGCCGTGATACGCAATCTGACCGGTTCGAATACGCAGAGTGGCTTGGCGACGTTGCTGTTCGCGATCGGGCCGGTAACCGGCGTGGGCGTGCAGTGGTTGTCCAACCGCTTCGACCTGATCGGTACGATGTTTTTCCTCGCCTCGTTGCTGCTGTTTTTGCGCTACGTGCGGTACCGGCATCGCGGCGATTACGGCCTTTCGTTGTTTTTCGCGTTGGTGGCGTTTTTCTGCAAGGAGATCACGATCACCCTGCCGATCGTGATGGTGCTGGCCGCCGGTTTCATGTTCCTGCACCGCGCCCCCGCGAGCTTCAACGGTCGCTTGGTCAAGCGTCTGTTAAGCTGGTCCACGCCCTTTTTTACGGCGGCGGCCGGGTTCATGGTTTGGCGCTATGCGCTGATCAAAAGCCTCGGCGGCTATGTGGGGGAAATCAAAGAGCCGTTCACTCTTGGGTATTTCGTGTTCATCTGGCAGCGTTTCGGCGAGTACGTTTGGTTGGTGAAAAATCCCTTCGTGTTGGCGGTCGTCATCATTCTGATGGCCTTCCTGATGGCCCGGCCTAATTTCTATTCCCGGAATAAATTATTCTTCTTCGGGGTGCTCGTCACGCTGGTTACCGCCATGCCGCTGGTTCTGATATT
The DNA window shown above is from Candidatus Lernaella stagnicola and carries:
- a CDS encoding secondary thiamine-phosphate synthase enzyme YjbQ; translated protein: MIAHDASIRLETKGNLDMHDLTDRVAEVVRDAGVTTGLATVFVPGSTGGLTTIEFESGALRDLAEAVERLVPENIAYAHNARWGDGNGHSHVRAALLRPDLTIPIQKGRLTLGTWQQILFIDCDNRARRREIVVTVVGQ
- a CDS encoding radical SAM protein, which codes for MQSTMEALAKSATINAVRIFESATRKVPDALFFAAMDQIMDWGGMEFPEGRKFVLQSLHNLREQWDRFHPNVRKRFVENLFGHIMVLAEPKRRFLRQYLGVEKTPKEMVISPTMRCNLKCKGCYSAHYGKNDVIDTAKFDSILQEAKDIGIHFIVVSGGEPFMRDDLLDMFAKHSDQLFLVYTNGTIIYRDKLAERLAELGNVMPCLSVEGFSKETDYRRGKGVFDKIIGAMCQLREAGVMFGFSATPMRHNNEILVSDEFIEFYQNLGCFFGWYFSYMPVGRNPDLSLMPTPEQRKHRLYRIREIRDKYNILAADFWCDGPLVGGCMSAGRNYFHINAQGGIEPCVFHQFSVDNIMDTPLLEALNSPYFRHIRGQLHTIDNRYTPCPVIDNPHLLREAVAMFGSKPSQHGGRKTIEDLADGLDKYSKEIYELMQPIWDAEKDHLLRPSPLSKRKLFRIGQQAWELTPLAKMIGGNGA
- a CDS encoding type II secretion system protein, giving the protein MKAKRGVTMENEAQRGFSLIELVIVVGVLAILVSIAAPTVLPKRKAGYDTVAANAGRVAQTAMEVYGQTGPGYPHSLEELLRYAPSLDDNPEITFRFGRCNAWGYTYTTQHARSDNTFVFKADYYDP
- a CDS encoding glycosyltransferase family 39 protein, producing MTQQIRATTAKKTSQRWPVAAWLGFVLLAVLGVYKDLPKAEFFLDDYLHLHLIRQLESPFVPFVTDVFMGAFFRPAITIFWAMDYALFGSNAAGFYVMNIVYLLISAVLLFAVIRNLTGSNTQSGLATLLFAIGPVTGVGVQWLSNRFDLIGTMFFLASLLLFLRYVRYRHRGDYGLSLFFALVAFFCKEITITLPIVMVLAAGFMFLHRAPASFNGRLVKRLLSWSTPFFTAAAGFMVWRYALIKSLGGYVGEIKEPFTLGYFVFIWQRFGEYVWLVKNPFVLAVVIILMAFLMARPNFYSRNKLFFFGVLVTLVTAMPLVLIFKYKAVMGYMTPRFFFLPNIGMLICLVSLYDPRSHALRRVFAGLFLGLVILALGLNNYVLNHKWYRDKADLVANMEKIDAAIAAEDIDMTSTLIYTCLADVDVAIDTGIKIMNPDLQDRLFVLKCLGPTQTAATKSLYDRKRRLLNYPTSFARNPCTYKDLVYGVAEAEPRLVADQIRSVSGVYVLDLDEKGNMVLLDGEDIFRMIKVRFGVELADGMEPHA